A stretch of Pseudoclavibacter chungangensis DNA encodes these proteins:
- a CDS encoding Rep family protein, whose product MVVVAKQENNPTSIGLTQYLDPSYWTWAAEDPNGAALLQQGAGTILAYVVQRLEAIGCEVTEAYGIVHDKDEGEVWSDTEKALVVEPKPEHLHAVVKFASRAKSAPLDRLAFAIGVEPQYVEKPGRGRYAYDNMQAYLTHAKYADKHQYSPSEVATVRGPDYLGIDALRRETWLKGRAHVKKKVVAENFEDMRERVLQGEITRDQIMLTDDLFDIYSRHQREIDDALSAYGQRRAYRAAAKLRAGEFSTHVVFVHGDAGIGKTRFATDFITEAINAANAHGERWQVYRAATGNPLDDWRGEEVLLLDDLRASAMDANDWLLLLDPYNASPAKARYKNKGEVAPRLIVITATIEPVEFFYYARQKGNVDEALDQFIRRLASVVKVYRADDINRYLVQHIGKVEPYEWHQCSLPATAHTPGVNGNAYHQQVAPSRKLTYGPETSAEHDADGAVAELLSGLAVRSPDVPLALIGGAA is encoded by the coding sequence GTGGTCGTCGTGGCTAAGCAGGAGAACAACCCGACGAGCATCGGCCTCACGCAGTACCTCGATCCGTCGTACTGGACCTGGGCCGCCGAGGATCCGAACGGTGCCGCGCTGCTCCAGCAGGGGGCCGGGACGATCCTCGCCTACGTGGTGCAGCGGCTCGAGGCCATCGGCTGCGAGGTCACCGAGGCCTACGGCATCGTGCACGACAAGGACGAAGGCGAGGTCTGGAGCGACACGGAGAAGGCCCTCGTGGTCGAGCCGAAGCCCGAGCACCTGCACGCGGTCGTCAAGTTCGCCAGCCGTGCGAAGAGCGCGCCGCTGGATCGGCTGGCGTTCGCAATCGGTGTCGAGCCTCAGTACGTCGAGAAGCCGGGTCGCGGCCGGTACGCCTACGACAACATGCAGGCCTATCTGACGCATGCGAAGTACGCGGACAAGCACCAGTATTCGCCGTCGGAGGTCGCTACGGTGCGCGGGCCGGACTACCTGGGTATCGACGCGCTGCGTCGGGAGACGTGGCTGAAGGGCCGCGCCCACGTGAAGAAGAAGGTCGTCGCGGAGAATTTCGAGGACATGCGCGAGCGCGTGCTCCAGGGCGAGATCACGCGCGATCAGATCATGCTCACCGATGACCTGTTCGACATCTACTCGCGGCATCAGCGGGAGATCGACGACGCCCTCTCTGCCTACGGGCAGCGTCGCGCGTACCGGGCGGCCGCGAAGCTCCGCGCCGGTGAGTTCTCCACGCACGTGGTGTTCGTCCACGGGGATGCCGGGATCGGCAAGACCAGGTTCGCCACGGACTTCATCACCGAGGCAATCAATGCGGCGAACGCTCACGGCGAGCGGTGGCAGGTCTACCGGGCCGCGACGGGGAACCCGCTCGATGACTGGCGGGGTGAGGAGGTGCTGCTGCTGGACGACCTGCGGGCCTCAGCGATGGACGCGAACGACTGGCTGCTGCTGCTCGATCCGTACAACGCCTCGCCTGCGAAGGCCCGCTACAAGAACAAGGGCGAGGTGGCTCCGCGCCTCATCGTCATCACGGCCACCATCGAACCGGTCGAGTTCTTCTACTACGCCCGACAGAAGGGCAACGTGGACGAGGCGCTGGACCAGTTCATCCGCCGCCTGGCGTCGGTCGTGAAGGTCTACCGGGCCGACGACATCAACCGCTACCTCGTGCAGCACATCGGGAAGGTCGAGCCCTACGAGTGGCATCAGTGCAGCCTCCCGGCTACCGCTCACACGCCGGGTGTCAACGGCAACGCCTACCACCAGCAGGTGGCTCCGTCGCGCAAGCTCACCTACGGCCCGGAGACCTCCGCGGAGCACGACGCGGACGGAGCAGTCGCTGAGCTGTTGAGCGGGCTAGCGGTCCGGAGCCCGGACGTGCCGCTGGCGCTGATCGGAGGTGCCGCATGA
- a CDS encoding recombinase family protein: MVELVSLRKTNEVAAYVRASMDRKGDRWTVETQLRKIRALAEAKDWTVVEVYEDNSVSATKKRRAGTRWAEMLDDARAGRFSMVVAVDMDRLLRSTKDLNTLIDLGLRVVTVDGEIDLSTADGEFRATMLAALARFEARRKAERQIRSNERRRTEGIPTSAWKAFGWTRDGELIPEEAEAVRRAFDAFLGEPSLSIRRIREDLNSAGHLTARGSEFSVDAVRYLLANPLYAGYIKHYASGELYPVQGGAFPPIVSEQTWRAAVAKLEDNVRRSARQGNQPKYLLSTIGLCGKCGATLVSGTNSRKQPTYRCGEQFHLTRQREPVDAMVTEAVLTRLSSVDVHDLVMPQEDDGPDREELLTERNALVERVKELSPLLRDIHQPVLEITAAINDVKARIDEIDAELLDRSVSAAAKLLAGVDEPVGTAERREVVESKWKALDVDRRRVLVDELVTVTIEPIAPGHVKFDPDLIRIEPRRD; encoded by the coding sequence ATGGTTGAACTGGTATCGCTGAGGAAGACGAACGAGGTTGCGGCGTACGTCCGCGCCTCGATGGACCGCAAGGGCGATCGGTGGACCGTCGAGACCCAGCTGCGGAAGATCAGGGCGCTGGCCGAGGCCAAGGACTGGACCGTGGTCGAGGTCTACGAGGACAACTCGGTGTCGGCGACGAAGAAGCGCCGCGCTGGCACCCGTTGGGCCGAGATGCTGGATGACGCCCGAGCGGGCCGGTTCTCGATGGTCGTCGCGGTGGACATGGACCGTCTCCTGCGCAGCACGAAGGACCTCAACACCCTGATCGACCTCGGCCTCCGCGTCGTCACCGTTGACGGCGAGATCGACCTCTCGACGGCGGACGGGGAGTTCCGAGCGACAATGCTCGCCGCCCTCGCCCGGTTCGAGGCTCGGCGCAAGGCCGAGCGCCAGATCAGATCGAACGAGCGCCGACGCACAGAAGGCATCCCCACGTCGGCCTGGAAGGCGTTCGGCTGGACGCGAGATGGCGAGCTGATCCCCGAGGAGGCCGAGGCCGTCCGGCGGGCGTTCGATGCGTTCCTCGGTGAGCCGTCGCTCTCGATCCGGCGCATCCGTGAGGACCTGAACAGCGCTGGTCACCTCACCGCGCGCGGGTCGGAGTTCTCCGTCGATGCCGTGCGGTACCTGCTGGCGAACCCTCTTTACGCTGGCTACATCAAGCACTACGCCTCGGGCGAGCTGTACCCGGTGCAGGGCGGGGCGTTCCCGCCCATCGTCAGCGAGCAGACGTGGCGTGCCGCGGTGGCGAAGCTGGAGGACAACGTGCGGAGGTCGGCGAGGCAGGGCAACCAGCCGAAGTACCTCCTGTCCACGATCGGGCTGTGCGGTAAGTGCGGTGCGACGCTCGTCTCGGGGACGAACAGCCGCAAGCAGCCGACGTACCGCTGCGGCGAGCAGTTCCACCTCACGCGCCAGCGCGAGCCCGTCGATGCGATGGTCACCGAGGCGGTGCTCACCCGACTGTCCTCGGTGGACGTGCACGACCTGGTGATGCCGCAGGAAGACGACGGGCCGGACCGCGAAGAGCTGCTGACCGAGCGGAACGCCCTGGTCGAGCGCGTCAAGGAACTGAGCCCGCTGCTGCGAGACATCCACCAGCCCGTGCTGGAGATCACCGCGGCGATCAACGACGTGAAGGCCCGCATCGACGAGATCGACGCGGAGCTGCTCGACCGCTCGGTGTCGGCGGCGGCGAAGTTGCTCGCAGGCGTGGACGAACCGGTCGGGACTGCTGAGCGCCGCGAAGTCGTCGAGTCGAAGTGGAAGGCGCTGGACGTGGACCGCCGCCGGGTGCTCGTGGACGAGCTGGTGACGGTGACCATCGAGCCGATCGCCCCCGGTCACGTGAAGTTCGACCCTGACCTCATTCGGATAGAGCCGCGTCGCGACTGA
- a CDS encoding LLM class flavin-dependent oxidoreductase has product MCYENPLYLAEEAAALDLISDGRVALGVSRGSPEPALRGWEAFGYEESEDPRGADIAREKFELFMRAVRGERLVDADPQQFGVGQKLAVEPHAEGLADRIWWGAGTRATAEWAGEQGVNLMSSTLVTEATGASLGELQAEQIARYRAAYAKAGHSGAPRVSVSRSVFPVVSDEDRILYQLRQGQEHDQVGVIDGFRSTFGRTYVGEPDRLIEELRADEAVMSADTLMLTIPSQLGVSFCTRLLESFAKYVAPSLGWKPNQEGPVRGE; this is encoded by the coding sequence ATGTGCTACGAGAACCCGCTCTACCTCGCGGAGGAGGCGGCCGCGCTCGACCTCATCTCCGACGGCCGGGTGGCGCTCGGCGTCAGCCGTGGGTCACCCGAGCCCGCACTGCGCGGCTGGGAGGCATTCGGCTACGAGGAGTCGGAGGATCCCCGCGGCGCCGACATCGCGCGCGAGAAGTTCGAGTTGTTCATGCGTGCCGTGCGGGGTGAGCGCCTCGTGGACGCCGACCCGCAGCAGTTCGGCGTCGGGCAGAAGCTCGCCGTCGAACCGCACGCCGAGGGGCTCGCGGACCGCATCTGGTGGGGCGCGGGGACGCGCGCGACGGCCGAGTGGGCCGGCGAGCAGGGGGTGAACCTCATGAGCTCGACGCTCGTGACCGAGGCGACGGGTGCGTCGCTCGGCGAGTTGCAGGCCGAGCAGATCGCCCGCTACCGCGCCGCGTACGCGAAGGCCGGGCACAGCGGTGCGCCGCGTGTGTCGGTGAGCCGGAGCGTGTTCCCGGTCGTGTCCGACGAGGATCGCATCCTGTACCAGCTCCGTCAGGGGCAGGAGCACGATCAGGTGGGCGTCATCGACGGGTTCCGTTCCACGTTCGGGCGCACCTATGTGGGCGAGCCGGACCGGTTGATCGAAGAACTGCGCGCAGACGAGGCGGTCATGTCGGCCGACACGCTCATGCTGACGATCCCCTCGCAGCTCGGGGTCTCTTTTTGCACAAGACTGCTCGAATCTTTCGCCAAGTACGTCGCGCCCTCCCTCGGCTGGAAGCCCAACCAGGAGGGGCCTGTGCGGGGAGAATGA
- a CDS encoding helix-turn-helix domain-containing protein, with product MAIYRVLPELERAMMEDFTRALGARIRALREAQGLAQAEMARQAHLSREMLRLMEVGERAVSVDRLPRLAALLGLTVTELLAPVEPAQLPPLEPLPTPAEAARMESDSEPS from the coding sequence ATGGCCATCTACCGCGTCCTCCCAGAGCTGGAGAGGGCGATGATGGAAGATTTCACCAGGGCCTTGGGGGCCAGGATTCGGGCGCTCAGGGAGGCTCAGGGGCTCGCTCAGGCCGAGATGGCTAGGCAGGCGCACTTGTCTAGGGAGATGCTGCGCCTGATGGAGGTGGGAGAGCGGGCTGTGTCTGTGGACAGGCTGCCGAGGCTTGCCGCCTTGCTCGGGCTCACAGTGACTGAGCTTCTTGCCCCGGTGGAGCCAGCCCAACTTCCTCCCCTGGAGCCGCTGCCAACTCCGGCTGAGGCGGCGCGCATGGAGAGCGATTCTGAGCCCTCCTAG
- a CDS encoding IS30 family transposase: protein MSRVGLSFSDRSEISTASKAGWGVRKIARHLGRCPSVVSRELRRNATKTRGYQAVTADVAAQRRRARPQQRKVAADPVLQARVNADLAASWTPNEIAGRLRLEATDPTVGRMANSPDAQGRTVSGEAIYQYIYAIPRGELARRGIFLQSKRTKRRPRTTGRSRGGPIIGMVPLSERGEDAAERRVPGHWEGDLIIGKNGASCAATLVERMSGFTGLLALPSKHAEGTADAVIEYFNELPQMMKASLAWDQGSEMAHHAKVTLATNMPVYFADPHSPWQRPSNENTNRLYREYLPKGTAIPDHQPYLTTIAEEINNRPRRRLGFLTPTEAFARLLAGEPHVASTP from the coding sequence ATGTCGCGGGTGGGGTTGTCGTTCAGTGACAGGTCGGAGATCTCCACGGCGTCGAAGGCGGGTTGGGGTGTGCGGAAGATTGCCCGTCACCTGGGGCGTTGCCCGTCAGTGGTCTCCAGGGAGCTGCGTCGGAACGCGACGAAGACCCGCGGCTACCAGGCCGTGACCGCAGACGTGGCCGCGCAGCGTCGCCGGGCCCGTCCGCAGCAGCGGAAGGTCGCGGCGGATCCGGTGCTGCAGGCGCGGGTGAATGCTGACCTAGCCGCATCGTGGACGCCGAACGAGATCGCGGGCCGCTTGCGCCTGGAGGCAACAGACCCGACTGTTGGCCGTATGGCGAACTCTCCTGATGCGCAGGGCCGCACCGTCTCTGGTGAAGCGATCTACCAGTACATCTACGCGATCCCGCGCGGGGAACTGGCCCGGCGCGGGATCTTTCTGCAGTCCAAGCGCACCAAGCGCAGGCCCCGCACTACGGGCCGGTCCCGGGGCGGGCCGATCATCGGGATGGTCCCGCTCTCAGAACGGGGCGAGGACGCCGCCGAGCGCCGGGTGCCAGGCCACTGGGAGGGGGACCTGATCATCGGGAAGAACGGTGCCTCCTGCGCGGCGACACTGGTGGAGCGGATGAGTGGTTTCACCGGGCTGCTGGCTCTGCCCTCCAAGCACGCCGAGGGCACCGCGGACGCGGTCATCGAGTATTTCAACGAGCTGCCCCAGATGATGAAGGCGTCACTCGCGTGGGACCAGGGCAGCGAGATGGCCCACCACGCGAAGGTCACCTTGGCCACGAACATGCCGGTCTACTTCGCCGACCCCCACTCGCCCTGGCAGCGACCCAGCAACGAGAACACCAACCGGCTCTACCGCGAGTACCTGCCCAAAGGCACGGCGATACCCGACCACCAGCCCTACCTGACCACGATCGCCGAGGAGATCAACAACCGGCCCCGCCGCCGGCTCGGCTTCCTGACACCGACCGAAGCATTCGCTCGACTACTGGCCGGCGAGCCCCATGTTGCTTCCACGCCTTGA
- a CDS encoding recombinase family protein, with product MLFGYVRVSTARQAREGNSLEAQKAKLLEVGVPEQNVFVDVISGRKASRPALDDLLSRLREDDLVVSTKLDRLGRDSRELHILLGRFKSLGADFRTADGVVETKSLGGKLLFAVMAAIAEFELETTLERSSIGRESARAQGKLGGRPKKLTPELVAKVKDIHVNPLFPTAKERWEALGISKTTYYEALKL from the coding sequence ATGTTGTTTGGATATGTCAGGGTTTCCACAGCACGCCAAGCCAGAGAGGGCAATTCTCTGGAGGCCCAAAAGGCCAAGCTTTTGGAGGTTGGCGTGCCAGAACAGAATGTTTTTGTGGATGTCATTTCGGGGCGAAAGGCGAGCAGGCCAGCCCTTGATGACCTGCTTTCCAGACTCAGGGAGGATGACCTCGTCGTTTCCACGAAACTTGACCGGCTGGGCAGGGATTCCAGGGAGCTCCACATTTTGCTGGGAAGGTTCAAATCATTGGGGGCCGATTTTCGCACTGCCGATGGCGTTGTGGAAACGAAATCTCTAGGGGGAAAACTGCTTTTCGCGGTTATGGCGGCGATTGCAGAGTTCGAGCTGGAGACAACGCTGGAGCGGAGTTCCATTGGCCGGGAGTCGGCCCGGGCCCAGGGGAAATTGGGTGGCAGGCCAAAGAAATTGACGCCAGAATTGGTTGCGAAGGTGAAAGACATCCATGTGAATCCGCTTTTTCCGACGGCCAAGGAGCGGTGGGAAGCGCTAGGCATTTCGAAGACCACTTACTATGAGGCTTTGAAGTTGTGA
- a CDS encoding ISL3 family transposase, with the protein MSHDSSGCADACSAACPCSRCDLLLGLDGVHVEDVDRRDGLLIVTVSSPAAPTGCPSCGVVATGRGRRRRVLHDVPGVTRVRIVWRQRVWRCDEVGCVRRTFVEQLPGLVARRGSITTRAVGWAIGQLRREHATVHGIARQLGTSWKTVWRAVEPELVKLAEDESRFENVTTLGVDEHIWHHVDPRKRGPKELTGMVDLSRDSTGKTRARLLDLVPGRSGKAYASWLADRGEAFRKNVQVAALDPFAGYKTAIDDKLEDATAVLDAFHVVKLGTAAVDEVRRRVQQDTLGHRGRTGDPLYGIQTILRAGAENLTEKQRTRLAAAIEADPAHDEVFVAWQCAQQLRSAYHQKDLVEGRRIAEKVVDTFHTCPIPEIARLGRTLRRWQAAFLAYFTTGRSSNGGTEAVNGIIELHRRLARGFRNRDNYRLRMLLAAGGLTP; encoded by the coding sequence GTGTCTCACGATAGTTCGGGGTGCGCTGACGCGTGCTCCGCCGCCTGCCCGTGTTCCCGCTGCGACTTGCTGCTCGGCCTCGATGGGGTCCATGTCGAGGACGTTGACCGCCGTGACGGGCTGCTGATCGTGACCGTCTCGAGCCCGGCGGCACCGACCGGCTGCCCGTCGTGCGGGGTCGTCGCGACCGGCCGCGGACGTCGCCGACGGGTGCTTCATGATGTGCCCGGCGTGACGCGGGTGCGGATCGTGTGGCGGCAGCGGGTCTGGCGGTGCGACGAGGTGGGATGCGTGCGACGGACGTTCGTGGAGCAGCTCCCGGGTCTGGTGGCCCGGCGCGGGTCGATCACCACGCGCGCCGTCGGCTGGGCGATCGGGCAGCTGCGCCGCGAGCACGCCACCGTGCACGGTATCGCCCGTCAGCTCGGAACGTCGTGGAAGACGGTGTGGCGGGCCGTCGAGCCCGAGCTGGTCAAACTGGCTGAGGACGAGTCCCGGTTCGAGAACGTCACCACCCTCGGCGTCGATGAGCACATCTGGCATCACGTCGACCCCCGAAAGCGCGGCCCGAAGGAACTGACCGGGATGGTCGATCTCAGCCGCGACAGCACCGGAAAGACGCGGGCCAGGCTGCTCGACCTCGTGCCCGGCCGCTCCGGGAAGGCCTACGCGTCCTGGCTCGCAGACCGCGGCGAAGCGTTCCGGAAGAACGTGCAGGTCGCAGCTCTTGACCCGTTCGCCGGCTACAAGACCGCGATCGACGACAAGCTCGAAGACGCCACGGCCGTGCTGGACGCGTTCCACGTCGTCAAGCTCGGCACCGCCGCTGTGGACGAGGTCCGCCGCCGCGTCCAGCAAGACACCCTCGGGCATCGCGGTCGGACCGGCGACCCGCTCTACGGGATCCAGACCATCCTCCGCGCCGGCGCCGAGAACCTCACCGAGAAGCAGCGGACCAGGCTCGCGGCAGCGATCGAGGCCGACCCCGCGCACGACGAGGTGTTCGTCGCATGGCAGTGCGCCCAGCAACTGCGTTCCGCCTACCACCAGAAGGACCTCGTCGAGGGGCGGCGGATCGCCGAGAAGGTCGTCGACACATTCCACACCTGCCCGATCCCCGAGATCGCCCGCCTCGGCCGCACCCTCCGCCGTTGGCAGGCAGCGTTCCTGGCCTACTTCACGACCGGACGATCATCGAACGGCGGCACTGAGGCCGTGAACGGGATCATCGAGCTCCACCGCCGCCTCGCCCGCGGCTTCCGCAACCGCGACAACTACCGGCTCCGCATGCTCCTCGCCGCCGGCGGACTCACCCCATGA